The sequence below is a genomic window from Pygocentrus nattereri isolate fPygNat1 chromosome 16, fPygNat1.pri, whole genome shotgun sequence.
TTATATGTACGcacaaattcaaaacaaataCCAAGTTTTTTTACCTTAACATAAAATGCACTTGCAATTAATGAGAACATATGGTCACTGATTGGTTCAGTGTTTGAGTACAATGGCTTTTACAGCAACTTGGCAGTGCGACTCAATCAAAAATGCTACCAAACAGGTAACTTTCTTGCATATAATGCCACTGTTCTATAGACAGTGCTTGCTGCAACCACAACACAGAGAAATATAAAGTTAAATTTAGTGCATATTCTTTATCCCTACAAATACTTATTACCAGGaaatacttattttttttatttctcaaacCTATTGATAATCACATGGTTAGTGGTTTCTGTGACTGTGCACTCTTGAAAGATTTTTGCTTGTATCGTAAAACATTTTAGATGCTACACAGTGACTTCTTTGGTCACtgtaaagcaaaaataaaaaaataaaataaattaaagttAACTAGAGCTCCCAGGAAAACAGTAGCTTCCCTACTCATGAGTGCTTGCTCTGTACATGTAACGCTCTGTAGACTCGCCCATCCTGCGAGGGGTCGGTGTTGAACTTGTGCTGTTGAGGTGCTGATTAATACTGAGAGTTAATGGAAAAAGTGCTTTTAGTATTGGAGCCATTAAACACAGCCAGCATCCAGTTTCTCTGACTCATCTTAACCTTCCTCAGTTGACGTGGGTCTGGAAAGTTCTTTTGGGTTTTCTTGTTTATCCAGTACAGTCATGTGTTCGGCAGGTAATGAGAAACGTCCCACCTCGCTGTGGCAGACTTTCTCTACCTGATTTTGATTTTGAACGTCTTTTCTAAGCAGATCTGTCTTCactctccttttgtttctgagtTGAGGTCCATCCCAACTAACCTGTCTAGTGCTGGAGGGGCAGTTCAAGAAAAAATCATGCCCTGCAGCATTTTGAATAGGCTGTCCTAACgagaaacagaaacattagTGTAAGATGAGACACTGCAGTTGAATGAGGGAAAAAGAATAGATTTTACAGATATCTCTGCCCATTGATTACAgatattcttttcaaaaatacaataaacGTCATTTTTGTTTAGCCATTTTTCTTGGAAGTTTAGAAAACAAATTAGATATGCAAGTGTAGACCGACcgaccaaccacacacacacacacacacacactataacaGGACAAATTTAAACCTGATCTGCTTATATAATAGTAATACAAAAAGGGAAATTTAGACTTCTGATGTTGGAATTGAAATGTTTCATTAACATGAAGATTATTAAAATCATAACTCAAAATCAAATTATAGCATAAATCGGTTCACTGTCAGTTGATGTAACGCTGTAAATTAGGACACAATTATACAACCGATCAGGTATAACATTCGGACATCCTCcatgtttctacgctcactgtccactttatcagctccacttactgtatagctggtctctgtagttctacagttacagactgtagtccatctgtttctctgatactctgttaccctgttcttcagtggtcaggacccccatggaccctcacagagcacgtACTAGGtagggtggtgggtcattctcagcactgcagtaacactgacatggtggtggtgtgttagtgtgtgttgcgctggtctgagtggatcagacacagcagtgctgctggagtttttaagcacctcagtgtcgctgcttgactgagaacagtccaccaaccaaaaatatccagccaacagcgtcctgtgaccactgatgaaggactagaggatgagtGGACTTCTGTGAGATGGGACACAAAAAGGACAAGATTGCAGTAATTGAGACAAAGTTAAATGTACGTATATAATGCTCAGCATCTAAAACTAAGTTCTAATCAAATGCAGGTTACATTCCTCAAGTAAAAGAATGCAGACTGCCTAATTTCACCAACATACAAGTCAAATGAAAGTCATATCCAACATGTCAGAGAGATTTTTGGCTTGTGGAGATGGTATAACCCTAATGTTATTCAAAGTTTACTGTAGCTACCTACAGAAAATGCTGGGACAGTTATTTGGATTGATTAATTTGGATTGaccagtactgtgcaaaagtaagagaccactatttgtttgtttaatttccagacaAATTGaccaagttattcatttttcactgtcaaaaaatctttaaacgtttacacagaagcctcaacaacatATAATACAATATCAAATTTGTATTGTCCTGTATGTACATCCTGTTTATTTAGTTTCAATTTATTTGAGTCTTTACTTACAACATTAAGAGATCAAAATAAAAttgctaaaaaaaattaaatgatagGCCCTTTTTAAAAGTCAAGCCACTCTGTCCTAATTACAGTGCAGGAGGCACGGGAATGAAACAGGTGTGCATGTAACCATGAAGATAAGATCAATCCTTTGGGGACGAGGACCTCTAGTGACAAGACACAGGAACAGCAACATCTATGAATTTTCATAGATTCATTTCTGTCACCAAATAAAATCTTAAGAAAGCAAAACCTCTTGCTGTGGGTTTGTTTACATTGCCAAGGGTCCACCACCATCTCTAGAATGTTTTTCTAGCTTTTCACTCCATTTGAATTGTGGAGCTATTTTGAACCTGATCAGTCTGAACCGGACTTTGGTCATTATATCTTCAGAATCATTGAGGTGTTTTAATATTTGCAGTCAAAGTAACATCCTGTTTGCAAGAACTGAGTGCAGCATGTTTCAAGAAATGTCCCAGAAATCTCCACCTTGGAGAGGGTTTTCAAAAACCCCAGTTTTCAGTGAATAAAACTGCCTTTTTGGTGTGGACTGGAGgccaaaattcagagaaaaataaattttcaaaaatatctggATACGTGTGGACAGAGCCTTAAACTATGTCTGAGATAATCCAGCTCTGTTAGCAcatggggttggggggggggtggtttggGTCGGGCTTGGTATTCAAATTTAACAGCACCAGTCGGGCCTTATTGGGTCAGTTCTAGTCATGGATACAGGTTGGGTTTGGGCTTCAATTTTATGCTTGTACAGTCCTCTAGAaaagtggcatcctatgacagtcaCAGTTCTTCTGTACGACCCATTCTGTGGAGTTTACATAACTACACGTATTTTTCCACATACTGTTGTCCATGTAGTGCAGTCACTACACATCAAATAACGTTTTTAGAATACTCTTTCATTCCTTTAGTGACATCTAGTGTTGGTAACCACACTTCATATTTGGCTGAAACCCTTGGCAGAAGTGAACATGAATTGATCGTTTCTATCATTTCTATGATCGATAACAGGTTCTGATTTTTACAGAAGAAGGTTCTGCTGATGATTGTGGAGCTAGAAATCCCATGGGGCCACTGATTATAGTTCTGATTATTTATCTAATAATCGATGTAATCAGAAATGAACTGCAGCTTTACTGAAACAAACCACATTCAACCACTCTGAAGTTTCACTGCGAAGAAAACATGTTGAAGTAAGGAAACAATGTGAATCGGTTACAATATGAAAACTGAAAGTGCTTTCTGGTTCCTGTGTGTTTAATGAAAGACCATATATGGAGGAAATGTCAAAATATGAAACAGAAGACTTTATTAATTAATCAGACTCGATTCCAAATGAACAACCTACTTTAAATTGATCATCTAAGTGAAAGGTGTCCAGTCTTGTCagcaaagggctggtgtggctgcaggttttcattccgaACAAGCTGGATCACACGTGCCTCtgcttgtttaatcagtttaaTCAGTAGTTCACCTGCTTTgttagaatgaaaacctgcagccacattaGCCCTTTTCAGATAAGATCAGACAGATCTGAGCAGTTTAGTAGTCTAACCGATAAATCTTGGCCTGTGTCTGTGAGGAAGTGATGTAAACCTGCAGACTGTCTCTTTCAGCCTCATTATGGATGGTAATGCAATTTTAGCAAGTAAGCCTGGTCAGAGATTAGGCCTAgtattgaaatacattttactttCTGTGGAGAACCTCATTCAGAAGAAGTAGTAGAACTGGGTTTTAAActtcatcatggaggagtggaagaggattccagtaggaacctgtgcagctctggtgaattccatgcccaagagggttcattAATCGACTGTATATACAACACTGTTGCTCACACTGGACATTAGTggtaaaaatgagaaacttCACTCTGTGGAGGTGATGTCATTATAATACAAATatgattaaacatttaaatagaCGAAAAATTCAGTTAATAGAAGTTAACTATTAGAATTGTTTGGCAGCCCTACTTTTAGCACAAAATTAGAGCAATACAAAAAGTAGCATGTAATAATCAGAAATAATTCAATAAGTACATTAATAAAACagtacagtcatgtgcaaatgttttggcacCTTTAGTCACATTTCATGTATTTCttgataaaaatgataataaggTAATAATAagcacatcttctacagagaacacacctctgctcattttaatgcataattactgtttatttgccaaatttatcattttgagaaaaaatttgcataaaatgcGCAAAACACGTGGCAAATTTTATGCTTCATTTTTCCAGGATGATCATctaaaatagaaattgtgctttaaaatatgcagaacatGTCGTATCTGTAGAGGAATAAGTCTGAACTTTTCACACAGAAGCATCATTTGATTGGgtatgttcaaacttttgcagaaCATTATGAAAAACAGAGATGCTGTTTCTGTGGTCAAGACGCAGTTGGCATATTAGCCACTTGCTGAACCCTGGGTATGTACTTGCAACAGGAAGAGCTGAGTATGTATCGGCTCAAACCACTAAAGCTGAACAAGCTTGAACTACAGGAAATACagattacagtttatttattcCAGTCTACTTTTGTATTGCCTACATGATTAATGCAGCTAAAGCTGAGTAAGTATGAAATACAGACTAAACCAAACAGCGAAATATAACGTTATCaaattcatataaaaatgaaaagcagaaaaacaacacGAATAATAAAGTTTTAATAATACTTGGTTTTTTATAAGCAAAACAAGGCAAGTTCACTTATATGGTACATTTCAGACACAAAGCTAATTCCATGAGAAGAAAATATAAGACAAATTAGATATAATCATGAGAAATTGTTTAAGGGCCCCTgtttcatattttgttgatttgaaaaTAACGCAtcttccacagagaacacacattttaatgcacagtgcATAAAATGTGGTCTTGTGGTCTTTGCAAAAATTACggtacatttaatattttatattagatttttcatgttaaactcagcaaatgaatagaaattgtgtgCTAATCAACTTTGtaggaaaatgtcatatttcagtgtgttctctgcagaggatgtgttcacttttttcacttaaaatcaAGAATAAAATCTGACTGAAGCTCAAACCAGATAATTAAGAAGTGCAAAGTGCTAAAGCATGGGAAAGAATAAGTGGTCAGATCTGGATCTATCCAAGTTCATCTGTCAGCATGTTCCAGCTTTGGGCAGCAAAAGAACTCTGTTCTGCCTCACTGCTTGGTTCTAGTTCTCTGCACTCCCAGTCTGAGTGGTCTGAGAGGCCTGCTAGGTTCTCAGTAGATTGGACATGTATTTTGGTTCTGTGTCACTGAGTGATTTGTGGACACAGCAGCATTTTATAATCAGTTCTGAGAGCCAGTGTGGGATCATAATACTGCAGTAATATGTGACCATTCGAGCTGCTGTGTTTTGAATAagctgtatctgtttaaatgaGACAAAACCTTCTGAACAAagataaaatgcatttatttgcaccgcatttgactggaaattcttGTAAATACTAAAGATAATTAGAGTGTCCAGCAGGCACTtgttaaatcattatttttgagTCAAATGTATCCTATATTTAATTTTCCAGTATAGCAGTTATactttgttttggtctaaagTAGTGGACACTCACCCGGTTTGTTAATGCAGAGAAAGAGGACTTTAAATTGTTGggtctgactttttttttttttttttttttttcatttttgcagtAATAAACCAGTTTCTCAACTTCTGCTTTTCTATAACAGACAGTGTTGGTCACTGTGCCTGTCTAAAATTCCTGACAGGgcttaaagaaaaaagaaagaatttaAACACTGGTGTCGTAGCAAGTAACTAAGAGGATGTAAAACTCTAAAATTACAAATATGTTAATGAATTAAGCAGAATTTACATTCTAAATTCATACATTCACACTAAAACTCTCCCATAATTAATTTACCCTAATTTGACAGATGAATAGATGACTTCCTTTTCTTCAACGTGGCCAGAATTCTGAATAAGAGGAAACAGAGAAACGATCTTTTATACcaagaaacacagaaactagCCTGAAGGGTTATTCTACACCAATGCAGGTCACGTCACAGATTTACATattcaagcaaaaaaaaaaaaaaaaaaaaaaaaaatatatatatatatatatatatatatatatatatatatattaattatatttaattattaaatatatttatatcaattattatatttaaaaattatatttaattattaaatgtatttaattatttatctaattaaatatattcataCAAAATTAAAAGCGGTGTTACTAGTAGTTATTTAAGTTATAGTCATAAAATGTTGAGATTTATCAAATTAGATTTTGAATTTGTatattaaatgttatatttactgCTCCAGAATATTAAGAATATTTTACCATAAACAAACTGATGTCATATTAATAAACAATGCACACAACAGGTTTGTTTATTGGAGGGTGTGCTGTATATGTATGAGCATGGAATCGTTCCATAAAtttgttattaatttatttacgACTTATCTGTGTTTCCCATATGCTACTGGGACATTTTAGGTCATGGTGtagtttaaaaatacaaatgaaaaataaacaaataataaattctATTTAACATTGAATAGGATTGCTGTACAAGTTTTccaaaaaagactgaaaactgCCTGACTTCAAAAACGAAAGATTTTAGGTTTGGACATAAAAAGTACACCCTTCAAGTGCAGCCAAATATTATTCATTTAGCAACATTTAAGAAACAATTTTGAAGaagcttaaaaatgaaaaatgacactcttgataaagatggttcttcaagggttctttagtaaagaaaatgggccTCATTCCTTCTCAAGAACAAAATTCTGCTTAAAACCAAAGATTccgacattcaccagtgtttgcTTATCTGGGATTTGTTCGGAGGTCAGAATCTGCACaatcaagagcacaaaggtgagaacagttccgCACTGAAAGACCACGTCCTGAATTCGAcggagactttttcttaggatgtTTCTCAACAACACACTTAAGAACAGACTTTGGAAGATATTAGAGAATATCTTAATATAGACCCAATAGTTCTGTAGAGCTATgaacatttgcatgtttaaatggttctttggatggtgaaatagttcttcagattgatggagaatgtgctgtgtttatGCAACATTGTGCTTTAAGTGGAATTCCCTGTTTGATGCCAGACTGATGCCCTCTATAAGAAATATGTTAAAGACCCAAATACAGAGGGTCCCTGGATGTTTACCTTTtgccaaaaacaagaaaagaaaaagcagccAATAGTTTTATTGGTACATACAATGTTATATTGTTGAGGAGAGGCTAATAATTTAAAATTGGATTTAAAAAGACATGTTCTACTAATTGTTTTCTATTAATTTCTTAGAAGCATCCTAAAACCCCAACCCTCCGCCATACAGCACCCCTGATTATTGCAGAACCCTATTTTGGTGCCATACAGAACTAgtgtctttaccaaagaatccttgaagaccATCTTTTTTATTAGTGACCTAGTAGTTTTTTCTTGAATCCTTTATGGAGGTATGGTTTGAGCAGATGGGTGCCGAGAATGTTGGTATGAAAGAGCCTCAAATAGAAATGAGGAAGGAAACGCATTTTTGATTACTTTGCATTTACTCACAGAATTTGATGAGAACTCAGGGAACGGAACAGCAGGAGTTTCTAAAGAAACAGGacatcatttatatattttgatCAGCGAGTCAGAGCTTTGCTTTCACTTCCAACAGTTCCTACTTTGGAAAATGTGGGGCCTAAAAATTTAGCACCCAAGAAACctagatttaaaaataaatgtttatctgGTCAGTAAGAGTTCATTTactcagaaaagaaaaatgcaatgtatatacaaataacattaaaatgcagttatttaatattaatagcagtcaTTATATGTAGGTAAATGTGATGCTTTAACTATTTCTTTCGCTCCTCAAGGACGGCCAGTATTAATTGATTTGGAACCAAACTCAGGCACTTGATACTTTTTaccttattagtgtttatttgcttttattcttgttatataaGGTGATTTTACAAGCTTTTCACAACAATGGTTATAAACAATCGGCTTAAGGGCcaaagacttttgcacaatactggaGATGTGTGTAATATGAAGTTAACCCACCTGATTTCTGCCTGAAGTTCACTGCTGCGTACGTAATGTTGTCATTCACACTAGACGACTGCATCCTCTCTGATTAGAAAACAcagtaaagaaataataaaagataataaaCACCTCTGAGTGGATCTCAGTCGGTCCATGTGAAATCATGCAATGTatatacaaataacattaaaatgcagttatttcatatttaatagcAGTCATTATATGTAGGTAAATGTGATGCTTTAACTATTTCTTTCACTCCTCAAGGACGGCCAGTATTAATTATAGTCATCATCCAGTACATGCTAATCAATATGTTTAATCTTATGTTAAATCAGTTGCCGCTGATGGAATGTAATAGGTGCATGtgatctggaaccaaactcaggcacttgttactttttaccttattagtgtttatttgcttttattcttGTGATATAAGGTGATTTTACCAGCTTTTCACAACAATGGTTATAAACAATCGGCTTAAGGCCCAAAGaccttttgcacaatactggaGATGTGTGTAATATGAAGTTAACCCACCTGATTTCTGCCTGAAGTTCACTGCTGCATACGTAATGTTGTCATTCACACTAGACGACTGCATCATCTCTGATTAGAAAACAcagtaaagaaataataaaagataataaaCACCTCTGACTGGATCTCAGTCGGTCCGTGTGAATCACCAACAGCCTCCCAGCTGTCTTGGATTTGcttatttacaataaataatataacTGTCCAGTAGATAGCTTACAGAATTTTAGACATGGTGGGTGTGGCCTAAatttttgccttaaaatgaGTGCTTTGGGAAAGTGTTTAATGCATGTTTAACTACCAAAACAGAAACAGGCCAATCCAATAGAAACATGTTCATCAGTTTATGGTTTACTGGAAATCTGAAGAAGAAATGCATTGGAGCAAATTTGGCCAACCCTGTCGTCACACTGAAGTGGTATTTATTGCTCATAATACAGTACTTTTAAACTAGCTATATGTCtataataaagtttattataattCATTGATTGTCATTTTTTAACTAAAATAATCACATCTGTATTACTCATGTCGGGCAAAATCTACCATAAATGAATTCACCAATaacttataaaataaaacaccaataatcaataacatttttcaacagACCTTTCCTGTTTTggtaaaaaacaaaagagaaattCATGTCTCTAATATGATTAGTTCAAAAGTAATGGCCTGAATACTGCAGCTCTCTCCTGACTGATCTCTGTGGAccatcaggctcttcagctGATCCAGAATGCAGCTGATCAGTTCGTCTTCAATCCTACTGAATTCACTCATGTCACTAAACTGCTGTGTTCCCTTCACTGGTTTCCTGTAGCTACATCACAATTAAAACTCATGcctacaaaaccaaaaatggACCTGGTTCTCCCGACCTGATGGTCAAAACTCGTTCTGTAACTCAAGCACAACTCAGCTCGACCGGCCCTCCTTCAGGatgcgtggaagacaagcatccaGACTCTTCTCAGTCGGCGAGCCAATCTGGGTTCACATCCTTCTCTTATGAGACGACCTTACTGACAGGAACAGGTCCTAAATCAGGTCTCCTAATCTCAGAAGCTTTATGAGAACaaacccaggtggtggaacaaactCTGAAGACCCATCACTTCAGAAAGCATTTAAAATCAGCACTAATTCAACACTTAATGAAATGTCTTGTTTCTGTGCAGCTGTCTCCTTAAACACCAGGTCAAAGATACATTCTCTGATTTAACcaaaagcacttttgtaagtcgctctgtatAAGAGCTTCTGCTAAATGCCGTAGTGAGTTTTGTGATACTCTCAtattcatgcaaaaaaaaaaaaaaatgtaaaccatttttaaaaagtgagataCTGAAGATGAAGGATGTACAGACATTGTGTGAGATGATGTTTGTGATAAATGTTTCTTACCTTTAGTCTTTTTTCTCCAGTACACAGCACCGATCAGGACTAGGAGGAGGAAGGAGAATACAGAGCAGACGCTGATCAAGGTGAAGTGTTTCTGAAAAAGGCCAGGACCTGCAAGAGAATGTaaggggaggggggtggggttgTGCAGACAAAAATCAATGCAAATTTCACTATAAATATGGTAATTAGTGTTAATCTGTATGCGAGTCAGTACCTGATGTGGCCCAGTGACCTTCAAAGCTTTGTCTTGCAGTCTGTAACAGTTTTGGACTCACCCATATTTTCATAGTGAGTAGCTGGAGTTGATCTCGTGGTGGTGAGGTGCTGGTAAATGTTGAGAGTTAATGGAAAAAGTGCTTTTAGTTTGGAGCCgataaacacagcacacacccAGTTCCTCTGGCCCAGCGTAACGTTCCTCAGCTGATGTGGGTTTGGAAAGTTCTCCTGGGTTTGCATGTTGATCCAGTACAGTCGTGTGTTCGGCAGGTGATGAGAAATTTCACACTGTAATGTGACGTCGTCCCCCTCAGTTAGCTGCTGAGGGTCGGCACGAGCtgtggagcagagagagatattTCAGGTCAGTTTTGTGTGGAACGTTAGCACTGACCTGTCTGAGTAACCAGGCTTTGAATTAaggatttttttaaaggttgAGTACAGATGATATTTAGGTACCTCTCACCACCACAACTTCAAAGAAAGTCTTGTATTGAGATGAACTGCTGAAACGTTGACATTCATATCTCCCAGAGTCGCCCCAGTCTACTTTTGAGATGGTTAAAGAAAAGTCATTGTCCTTATTTCTGAAATGGAGCCGTTCCCCAGCAGAGTCCGGTTGAAGGGTGCTGTTTTGATCTGAGCTGTGgggtctccaggaccaggtgGCGTTTAATGATGAAGAGATCAGATCTTTGCAGAAAAGGAAGAGTGAATCTCCCTCACTGGCTCGAAACAAAACTGACTCATCATTTGTTGCTGCTGAAATAAACATACAAAGCATTTTGCagacaaaattattattattattattattattattattatacatgagTAGCTTTAAAACTGTTTACCTGCTTTCATTTCcaactttattttttcattgagGCAGACGTACTGTCCCTCATTCTGAGCTTTAAAGTCCTTTATAAGGAAATATTCTGTCTTGTTTAAATTCACTCTCATTGTGTTGTCAGATTGAGGTCCTTCCCAACGATCCTGTCCAGTGCTGGAGGGGCAGCTTAAAGAAAAATCATCCCCTGGAGCAATTGCAGTAACTGGCCCtaaggagagacagaaacaaatgTCCTGAAGTAAACACAGCTCACCTTTTCAGCCATTCTATCCCATCAAATGACAGTCATTTATTAACTCACCACCGGAGCCTGTAGATTCACCAACACAGACAATCAGACAGATTAAGAGCCTCGCAGACATTCTGAAAGACAGATACGCGAGTCGTGTTGCATTTAGAGGAACATCGGTCTCATATTTCCTGTTCTGAGGCGTGTAAAGAGGAGGGTTCTGTCCGAGCTCGGTCAGACTCTCACTAACGTCAGACTGAAGgcgcaaacaaacacaaaccacTGAGATAAAAAACACAGCAGGCCAGGCAGGCACTGGTTCACTGGCAGCTGATGTAACTGTGTAAATTAGAACGATTATAAATATCGATTATTTTCAGCATCTGTGGGTTTCACACGCCCAGAGTTGGACACCTTGTCGGACACAAACTCTCTGCTGAGGCGTCTTTATTTCTGTGTCTGGCTTCTCCCTTCGCTTCTCAGTCCAGGTGTGTGGCTGTGAATGTGCATCAGGTTATTTTCAaatttccatccattttccatttaGGCGATCATGATTCAGTGACAGACTCTAAAAGAATCTTTTTATTAGAACAAATCTTGGTTTTCTCAAGTTTTTATAATGCTTAGCAGCAAGTAGCACAGCTGTCTAAGTGTTAGCTCTGCCATCACGAGACTGTGAGCCTGATCCCcggcgatgccacagccatccatagtTGGCGGTTCAAGAGCAGTCAGCAGCTggcgttctcctccaagcatgttaaACTGTCCAATAATGTTGCATTAGCGTCAGTTTGTAAAGATGTGGCAGTGCTTAATGTGTTTGAGCGCAAACGACCTTCCGGGATAGAGAGACTCTGCAGCACGTCTTCGTTCACAGAGCCACTCTGTTTTATCttacagtgatgtcacagtTCCTGTCCCACTCCTTCCCCTCCAGTCCCAGATCCTGGCCCTCTTTCCATCTCACACTGATCCACCTCCTTGCCCTCTCCCAGTCCTGCTCCATCTCCCTTCTCAACCATCTCCTGTCCCACTCCACACCCCCTACCATGATATGCCAAAGGTAAATAACTGAATTCATGATGATGATTAATGCAGTGTTGTGGGAATGGGTCTGATGGTTCAGTCAAGCGGTTTGGACGTCGCATTTGATTTACCAAGAAAATGACTccgatcaaggctacatatccctgttagtgct
It includes:
- the LOC108415432 gene encoding uncharacterized protein LOC108415432 isoform X3, coding for MSARLLICLIVCVGESTGSGGPVTAIAPGDDFSLSCPSSTGQDRWEGPQSDNTMRVNLNKTEYFLIKDFKAQNEGQYVCLNEKIKLEMKAAATNDESVLFRASEGDSLFLFCKDLISSSLNATWSWRPHSSDQNSTLQPDSAGERLHFRNKDNDFSLTISKVDWGDSGRYECQRFSSSSQYKTFFEVVVVRARADPQQLTEGDDVTLQCEISHHLPNTRLYWINMQTQENFPNPHQLRNVTLGQRNWVCAVFIGSKLKALFPLTLNIYQHLTTTRSTPATHYENMGPGLFQKHFTLISVCSVFSFLLLVLIGAVYWRKKTKEMMQSSSVNDNITYAAVNFRQKSERMQSSSVNDNITYAAVNFRQKSETPAVPFPEFSSNSNSGHVEEKEVIYSSVKLG
- the LOC108415432 gene encoding uncharacterized protein LOC108415432 isoform X4, whose amino-acid sequence is MSARLLICLIVCVGESTGSGGPVTAIAPGDDFSLSCPSSTGQDRWEGPQSDNTMRVNLNKTEYFLIKDFKAQNEGQYVCLNEKIKLEMKAAATNDESVLFRASEGDSLFLFCKDLISSSLNATWSWRPHSSDQNSTLQPDSAGERLHFRNKDNDFSLTISKVDWGDSGRYECQRFSSSSQYKTFFEVVVVRARADPQQLTEGDDVTLQCEISHHLPNTRLYWINMQTQENFPNPHQLRNVTLGQRNWVCAVFIGSKLKALFPLTLNIYQHLTTTRSTPATHYENMGPGLFQKHFTLISVCSVFSFLLLVLIGAVYWRKKTKEMMQSSSVNDNITYAAVNFRQKSETPAVPFPEFSSNSVSKCKNSGHVEEKEVIYSSVKLG
- the LOC108415432 gene encoding uncharacterized protein LOC108415432 isoform X5 translates to MSARLLICLIVCVGESTGSGGPVTAIAPGDDFSLSCPSSTGQDRWEGPQSDNTMRVNLNKTEYFLIKDFKAQNEGQYVCLNEKIKLEMKAAATNDESVLFRASEGDSLFLFCKDLISSSLNATWSWRPHSSDQNSTLQPDSAGERLHFRNKDNDFSLTISKVDWGDSGRYECQRFSSSSQYKTFFEVVVVRARADPQQLTEGDDVTLQCEISHHLPNTRLYWINMQTQENFPNPHQLRNVTLGQRNWVCAVFIGSKLKALFPLTLNIYQHLTTTRSTPATHYENMGPGLFQKHFTLISVCSVFSFLLLVLIGAVYWRKKTKEMMQSSSVNDNITYAAVNFRQKSETPAVPFPEFSSNSNSGHVEEKEVIYSSVKLG
- the LOC108415432 gene encoding uncharacterized protein LOC108415432 isoform X2 — protein: MSARLLICLIVCVGESTGSGGPVTAIAPGDDFSLSCPSSTGQDRWEGPQSDNTMRVNLNKTEYFLIKDFKAQNEGQYVCLNEKIKLEMKAATNDESVLFRASEGDSLFLFCKDLISSSLNATWSWRPHSSDQNSTLQPDSAGERLHFRNKDNDFSLTISKVDWGDSGRYECQRFSSSSQYKTFFEVVVVRARADPQQLTEGDDVTLQCEISHHLPNTRLYWINMQTQENFPNPHQLRNVTLGQRNWVCAVFIGSKLKALFPLTLNIYQHLTTTRSTPATHYENMGPGLFQKHFTLISVCSVFSFLLLVLIGAVYWRKKTKEMMQSSSVNDNITYAAVNFRQKSERMQSSSVNDNITYAAVNFRQKSETPAVPFPEFSSNSVSKCKNSGHVEEKEVIYSSVKLG
- the LOC108415432 gene encoding uncharacterized protein LOC108415432 isoform X1; this translates as MSARLLICLIVCVGESTGSGGPVTAIAPGDDFSLSCPSSTGQDRWEGPQSDNTMRVNLNKTEYFLIKDFKAQNEGQYVCLNEKIKLEMKAAATNDESVLFRASEGDSLFLFCKDLISSSLNATWSWRPHSSDQNSTLQPDSAGERLHFRNKDNDFSLTISKVDWGDSGRYECQRFSSSSQYKTFFEVVVVRARADPQQLTEGDDVTLQCEISHHLPNTRLYWINMQTQENFPNPHQLRNVTLGQRNWVCAVFIGSKLKALFPLTLNIYQHLTTTRSTPATHYENMGPGLFQKHFTLISVCSVFSFLLLVLIGAVYWRKKTKEMMQSSSVNDNITYAAVNFRQKSERMQSSSVNDNITYAAVNFRQKSETPAVPFPEFSSNSVSKCKNSGHVEEKEVIYSSVKLG